From a single Bacillus gobiensis genomic region:
- a CDS encoding FAD-binding oxidoreductase, with protein MKKKWIVIGIILVFYLSMFFYSIQKEKNVQDPALMTDVSRLMPVKVKQVTDGSSEATLLDTIKEAKEKNLKVSIAGKQHSMGGHTYYKDGIVLDMTGYNKILEIDKQNKTITVQSGATWNDIQQAVNPYGLAVKVMQSQNIFTIGGSLSVNAHGRDIRYGSLIDTVRSFRLLNADGKIITVNRDDELFSLVLGGYGLFGVILDVELELTDDELYAMNSRELDYKEYTDYFKENVLNRPDVRMHLARISTAKSSFLKEMYVTDYVLTDQSALGNYNKLKEDELTGITKFSLGLARNNDFGKDAFWNLQKSHFIKESGKQMTRNNVMRSESKFLEYENESNTDVLQEYFVPVDHFEAYIDELRSALSAEEFNLVNITIRYVQKNENAVLSYAKSDMFALVLLINQGLSPAERTETERIVQKMIDVTLNHDGSYYLPYMNYPTNEQMEKAYPRKNEFFKKKLQYDPEERFTNYFYERYK; from the coding sequence ATGAAGAAAAAATGGATAGTAATCGGGATCATCTTGGTTTTCTATCTATCGATGTTTTTTTACTCGATACAGAAAGAAAAAAATGTACAAGATCCGGCTCTCATGACGGATGTCAGCCGCCTAATGCCTGTCAAAGTAAAACAAGTGACCGATGGAAGCAGCGAAGCGACTTTGTTAGATACGATTAAAGAAGCAAAAGAGAAGAACTTAAAGGTTTCGATTGCAGGTAAGCAGCATAGCATGGGCGGCCACACATACTATAAAGATGGCATAGTGCTTGATATGACAGGCTACAACAAAATTCTCGAGATCGATAAACAGAATAAAACGATTACCGTTCAAAGCGGAGCGACTTGGAATGATATTCAGCAAGCGGTAAACCCTTACGGCCTTGCGGTAAAAGTGATGCAATCACAAAATATCTTTACGATCGGAGGCTCTCTCAGCGTAAACGCACACGGCAGAGATATCCGATACGGCTCTTTAATTGACACGGTCCGCTCCTTCCGCCTGTTAAACGCCGATGGAAAAATCATTACAGTGAACAGAGACGATGAATTGTTTTCTCTCGTACTTGGAGGATATGGGTTATTCGGAGTCATTTTAGACGTCGAGCTTGAGTTAACCGACGATGAGCTGTATGCAATGAATAGCAGAGAGCTCGATTACAAGGAATATACCGATTATTTTAAAGAGAATGTGCTGAATCGCCCTGATGTGCGCATGCATCTTGCAAGAATCTCTACAGCAAAATCCTCATTTTTAAAAGAAATGTATGTTACGGACTATGTGCTGACCGATCAATCAGCGCTCGGTAATTACAACAAGCTTAAAGAGGATGAGTTGACAGGGATAACTAAGTTTTCCCTTGGTCTGGCAAGGAATAACGATTTCGGAAAAGACGCTTTCTGGAATCTGCAAAAATCCCATTTTATTAAAGAAAGCGGGAAACAGATGACGAGAAATAACGTCATGAGATCAGAATCTAAGTTTTTGGAATATGAAAATGAAAGCAATACGGATGTACTTCAAGAGTATTTTGTGCCGGTCGATCATTTTGAAGCCTACATAGACGAGCTGAGGTCCGCTTTGTCAGCTGAAGAATTTAACCTTGTCAATATTACCATCCGTTATGTACAAAAAAACGAAAATGCTGTGCTTTCCTATGCGAAATCGGATATGTTTGCGCTCGTGCTTCTTATTAATCAAGGACTTTCACCCGCGGAACGAACCGAGACCGAAAGAATCGTCCAAAAAATGATTGACGTCACGCTGAACCATGACGGAAGCTACTACCTTCCGTACATGAACTATCCGACAAATGAGCAAATGGAAAAGGCTTATCCGCGAAAGAATGAATTTTTTAAGAAAAAGCTTCAATACGATCCTGAAGAACGATTTACTAACTATTTTTACGAGAGGTATAAATAA
- a CDS encoding MFS transporter, which translates to MKHNGLKWLVLSQSGIFFASSLIFPFYILFLKNVGSSYTQFGFSYGLFGMSAALIHPVLGKLSNRVDSRYFLSGHAWGMAILLLFYPHIESIGQVYTIQILLGLFGSMQKHGEKILLADVTDGAPRGTKIGNYHFWTSIFSAAAIILGGFLADYFTIHFIFYASSVLFFVSGCLSLGIEKNTTD; encoded by the coding sequence ATGAAGCACAATGGACTGAAATGGCTCGTTCTTTCTCAGAGCGGCATATTTTTTGCAAGCAGTTTGATATTTCCGTTCTACATTCTTTTCCTTAAGAATGTAGGATCAAGCTATACTCAATTTGGTTTTTCTTACGGGCTGTTCGGAATGAGCGCAGCCCTTATCCATCCGGTTCTTGGGAAACTATCGAACCGAGTGGACAGTCGTTATTTTTTAAGCGGCCATGCATGGGGTATGGCTATACTACTTCTTTTTTATCCCCATATCGAATCGATCGGCCAGGTCTACACAATTCAAATATTGTTAGGGTTGTTTGGCTCTATGCAAAAACACGGAGAAAAAATACTTCTCGCTGATGTGACCGATGGCGCACCAAGAGGAACAAAAATAGGAAACTACCACTTTTGGACGTCTATCTTTTCAGCGGCTGCGATCATACTCGGCGGATTTTTAGCCGATTATTTCACCATCCATTTTATTTTTTACGCGAGCTCTGTTCTCTTTTTTGTTAGCGGCTGTCTGTCGCTGGGGATAGAAAAGAACACTACTGACTGA
- a CDS encoding TRAP transporter substrate-binding protein, with product MKKRFIKTILVIGLAGVLFGCQSLAAGNNNESTTLRLAHNQNLDHPIHKSLMYFAEKVKEKSNGKIKIEIYPSGQLGTERELIELTQTGAIDFAKVNASALENFKKEYSIFSLPYLFKNEDHYYKTMDSDVMKKIYHSTRSIGFVGLTNYDSGTRNIYTTRAPITKPEELKGLKLRVQPSKTSIRMIELMGGSPTPMDYGEVYTGLQQGVIDGTENNETALTAGKHGEVAKYYSYTEHTIIPDVLLISTNTWDSLSNEAKKQITEAAEESSRYHRKIWAEEIKRAHEAAKKMGVQFNNPDKEAFRQAVMPLHQEFAKDESMHYKEIQQLGDE from the coding sequence ATGAAAAAACGGTTCATTAAAACAATTCTTGTAATAGGGCTGGCTGGTGTACTCTTTGGATGCCAAAGCCTCGCAGCAGGAAATAACAATGAAAGCACTACTCTAAGGCTTGCCCATAATCAAAACCTCGATCATCCAATCCATAAATCCCTAATGTATTTTGCCGAAAAAGTAAAAGAGAAAAGTAATGGAAAAATTAAAATCGAAATTTACCCTTCAGGCCAGCTTGGAACAGAACGGGAACTCATTGAACTTACTCAAACCGGGGCCATTGATTTTGCGAAAGTGAATGCAAGTGCACTGGAAAACTTCAAAAAAGAATATTCCATCTTCAGTCTCCCCTATCTCTTTAAAAATGAAGACCATTATTATAAAACCATGGACAGTGACGTAATGAAGAAAATCTATCACTCTACGAGAAGTATTGGATTTGTCGGGCTTACCAATTATGACTCCGGCACGAGGAATATCTATACGACACGTGCTCCAATTACTAAGCCTGAAGAATTGAAAGGATTAAAGCTCAGAGTACAGCCCAGCAAAACCTCAATTCGTATGATCGAATTAATGGGAGGATCTCCTACACCTATGGATTACGGAGAGGTATATACCGGATTGCAGCAAGGGGTAATTGATGGGACAGAGAACAACGAAACAGCTTTAACTGCCGGCAAGCACGGAGAAGTGGCGAAATATTATTCGTATACGGAGCACACCATTATTCCAGATGTTTTGCTGATCAGCACGAATACATGGGACAGCCTATCAAATGAAGCAAAAAAACAAATTACGGAGGCTGCGGAAGAATCAAGCCGCTATCATAGGAAAATTTGGGCGGAAGAAATCAAGCGGGCTCATGAAGCAGCAAAAAAAATGGGCGTTCAATTTAACAATCCCGATAAAGAAGCCTTTAGACAGGCGGTTATGCCACTCCATCAAGAATTTGCAAAAGATGAAAGCATGCATTATAAAGAAATCCAGCAGTTGGGAGATGAATGA
- a CDS encoding 3'-5' exonuclease: protein MDLKTVAIDFETANAARDSACSIGVVVYEEKEVVLEKEWYIRPKNNWFHSINTSIHGINANMVEDKPTFDELWPEISPLLENSFVIAHNASFDFSVLRKTLDTYNLEYPELEYSCTMQMARRFWTDLYNHRLSTIAEILEFSFQHHNALEDAKAAMLIFQHISKTISAVNHDEVLNHLSLKKGLLYAGGYKSSSAPKTTKRLKPRSQTNYRLF, encoded by the coding sequence ATGGACTTGAAAACAGTTGCGATTGACTTTGAAACTGCCAACGCGGCCAGGGACAGCGCTTGTTCCATAGGAGTTGTCGTTTACGAAGAGAAAGAAGTAGTGTTGGAGAAAGAATGGTACATTCGCCCGAAAAACAATTGGTTCCACTCCATTAATACATCAATTCACGGCATCAATGCCAATATGGTAGAAGATAAACCTACGTTTGACGAGCTTTGGCCCGAGATCAGTCCCCTCTTAGAAAACTCATTTGTCATCGCCCATAATGCGAGCTTTGATTTTAGTGTACTGCGAAAAACATTGGATACATACAACCTGGAGTACCCTGAGCTTGAGTACTCCTGCACGATGCAAATGGCACGCAGGTTTTGGACAGATTTATACAATCACAGACTCTCAACCATAGCGGAAATACTAGAATTTTCGTTCCAGCATCACAATGCGCTCGAGGATGCAAAGGCGGCGATGCTTATTTTCCAGCACATCAGCAAAACAATTAGCGCGGTAAATCATGATGAGGTGTTAAACCATCTTTCCTTGAAGAAAGGGCTTTTGTATGCAGGAGGGTATAAATCTTCTTCAGCGCCGAAAACAACTAAGCGGCTCAAGCCCAGATCACAGACAAATTATCGCTTGTTTTAA
- a CDS encoding ABC transporter ATP-binding protein, whose amino-acid sequence MLPMISIKEFTFQYKNLAEPTLKNISLQIFPGEKVLIAGRSGSGKSTLAHCLNGLIPFSYEGTSTGTLFVHGKDPRAGIFDMSSSIGTILQDQNAQFVGLTVGEDVAFAAENKATPVPEMKKQVQEALLQVEMESFIDRSPHELSGGQKQRVSLAGILATDTPILLFDEPLANLDPLSCEKAVQLINDIHKQTKKTIVIVEHRMEDILKLGIDKLILLSEGKVLFSGSPEEALKKGLLPKAGLREPLYLEALKETSYKIDDNTKLYPLEQLDPALLHAHLLSWLSEQTSSIIEKSNKEAILQVKDVSFTYNHERQALSNIFLTVYKKEILALMGNNGAGKSTLSHVICGYLRPQNGSILLNGECINHLSIAKRGRHIGYVLQNANHMITEKILIDEVSCKLRQSGLPEDQVAEAASIALKISGLYGLRNWPIDSLSYGQKKRAAIASILVLKPDILILDEPTAGQDFSHYREFMDFIHLLRQKGMTIVLITHDIQLALEYSDRAALFHNGSILAVEETAKLFSMPDLFHQANLTKSSLYHLAESASIPADSFIKKYLQSKRKEPQNEYRYLLYQS is encoded by the coding sequence ATGCTGCCTATGATTTCGATCAAAGAGTTTACGTTTCAATACAAAAATCTAGCCGAACCAACGCTAAAAAATATATCTCTTCAAATTTTCCCGGGAGAAAAGGTTTTGATTGCCGGCAGGAGCGGCTCAGGCAAATCTACATTAGCTCATTGCCTCAATGGGCTGATACCTTTTTCATACGAGGGGACGAGCACGGGAACATTATTCGTTCATGGAAAAGATCCAAGAGCCGGCATTTTTGATATGAGCAGCTCCATCGGAACCATTTTACAGGACCAAAATGCCCAGTTTGTCGGACTCACGGTTGGTGAAGACGTAGCATTTGCAGCTGAAAACAAGGCCACCCCTGTACCAGAAATGAAAAAGCAAGTCCAAGAAGCTCTTCTTCAAGTGGAAATGGAATCCTTCATCGATCGAAGCCCTCACGAATTATCCGGAGGACAAAAACAGCGAGTTTCACTTGCCGGCATTCTCGCAACCGATACCCCCATTCTTTTATTTGACGAGCCTCTTGCAAATCTGGATCCTTTAAGCTGCGAAAAAGCGGTTCAGTTAATCAACGACATTCACAAACAGACAAAGAAAACCATCGTTATCGTTGAGCACAGAATGGAGGACATATTAAAGCTCGGGATTGATAAACTCATTCTCCTTTCTGAAGGAAAAGTATTATTTTCAGGAAGTCCCGAGGAGGCTCTAAAAAAAGGCTTGCTGCCTAAAGCGGGGCTTCGTGAGCCATTATATTTAGAAGCTTTAAAAGAGACGTCTTACAAAATAGACGATAATACGAAGCTGTACCCGTTAGAACAACTAGATCCAGCTTTATTACATGCGCATCTGTTAAGCTGGCTGTCCGAACAAACTTCTTCTATCATAGAAAAATCGAATAAAGAGGCTATCCTTCAAGTAAAAGATGTATCCTTTACTTACAACCATGAAAGACAGGCTCTTTCTAACATTTTTTTAACTGTTTATAAAAAAGAAATTCTTGCTTTAATGGGCAACAACGGGGCTGGAAAGTCGACGTTATCTCATGTGATATGCGGATATTTGCGTCCGCAAAACGGAAGCATTTTGCTTAACGGCGAGTGCATCAACCACTTATCCATTGCTAAAAGAGGAAGACATATTGGATACGTACTTCAAAATGCAAATCATATGATAACTGAAAAGATACTTATCGATGAGGTATCTTGCAAATTGCGGCAATCGGGCCTGCCGGAGGATCAAGTTGCAGAAGCAGCCAGCATTGCCCTCAAGATCAGCGGTCTTTATGGACTTCGCAATTGGCCGATTGACTCACTAAGCTACGGCCAGAAAAAAAGGGCAGCAATCGCTTCAATATTGGTTTTAAAACCTGACATTTTAATTTTGGATGAACCGACAGCAGGCCAGGACTTTTCTCATTATCGGGAATTTATGGATTTTATTCATCTTCTTAGACAGAAAGGCATGACAATCGTTTTGATCACGCATGATATCCAGCTTGCCTTGGAATATTCAGACCGAGCCGCTCTTTTTCATAACGGTTCCATACTCGCTGTGGAGGAAACAGCCAAGCTTTTTTCGATGCCCGACTTGTTTCATCAGGCAAATCTAACAAAAAGCTCGTTATATCACTTGGCCGAATCCGCTTCGATTCCCGCTGACTCGTTTATCAAAAAATATCTTCAATCTAAAAGAAAGGAACCGCAAAATGAATACCGGTACCTTTTATATCAATCGTGA
- a CDS encoding alpha/beta hydrolase, with product MEEYQVIPNAEEFFLKGNDTGILLSHGFLGTPQSLRFLGEALNREGFTVYATRLKGHGTNCLDLRNASHNDWLKDLKRGFSYLKDKENCKRVFVLGQSMGGTLALRLALEEPDVSGLILLNTAIDIPDMANLKEQDKTIMVKEKDPDIKNKAAMEITYEETPTHAYHQLLEVMELVRNKVNQITCPVLCFQSTVDNVVPPENTDFLLGEIRSVIKKKIKLYDSYHVASLDNDKEIIAAESGDFIEEIVSEKDFDSYIHEA from the coding sequence ATGGAAGAATATCAAGTGATACCAAATGCAGAGGAATTTTTTTTAAAAGGAAATGATACGGGTATTCTTCTCTCCCATGGATTTTTAGGAACGCCGCAAAGCTTGCGATTTTTAGGCGAAGCTCTGAACCGAGAAGGATTTACTGTATATGCAACCCGTTTAAAAGGGCACGGGACAAACTGTCTTGATTTGCGGAATGCCAGCCACAATGATTGGCTGAAAGACTTGAAAAGAGGTTTTTCCTACTTGAAAGATAAGGAAAACTGCAAGCGTGTATTTGTGCTTGGACAGTCTATGGGGGGAACTTTGGCTTTGCGGCTCGCTTTGGAGGAGCCGGACGTCTCAGGGTTGATTTTATTGAATACTGCAATAGATATTCCTGATATGGCTAATCTCAAGGAACAGGATAAAACGATCATGGTGAAAGAAAAGGATCCAGATATAAAAAATAAAGCGGCAATGGAAATCACTTACGAAGAAACGCCTACCCATGCGTATCATCAGCTTTTAGAAGTCATGGAGCTTGTACGGAATAAAGTCAACCAAATCACATGTCCGGTTCTTTGCTTTCAATCGACTGTAGACAACGTTGTTCCGCCTGAAAATACAGATTTTCTTCTAGGTGAAATTCGCTCGGTGATTAAAAAGAAAATAAAGTTGTATGATTCCTATCATGTCGCTTCTTTAGATAACGATAAGGAAATCATTGCAGCAGAATCTGGGGATTTTATCGAAGAAATCGTATCGGAGAAAGATTTTGATTCATATATTCATGAGGCATAG
- a CDS encoding TRAP transporter large permease — MAFIAGLILILSFTILLMIGVPIAISIGLASIVTMMFIFPFDVSIFTVAQKMISGLDSFSLLAVPFFILSGLIMNNGGIAVRLINLSKVLTGRLPGSLDHTNVIGNILFGSISGSSVASAAAIGSIMTPMQSKEGYDRKYSAAVNIASSSAGLLIPPSGTMIIYSLVSGGTSIAALFLAGYLPGILWGLATIIVSYIIAKKKNYPVSSGLTVKQGLKVFVEAIPSLLLIVIVIGGIIAGIFTATEGAAVAVLYSFILSMFYKTLKLKDIPSIVKESVELTSIIMLLIGASASLSFVMSFTGIPEALTEAMLSISDNPIIILLLMNVVLLLIGTFLDITPAVLIFTPIFLPIVTEFGIDPVHFGIILILNLCIGNITPPVGGPLFVGCSIANVEMEDVIKPLMPYYLALVVVLLIVTYFPQLSMLLPDLILSR; from the coding sequence ATGGCTTTCATCGCAGGGCTGATTTTAATCCTATCATTTACAATTTTGCTTATGATCGGAGTCCCTATCGCCATTAGTATAGGGCTTGCTTCAATTGTCACAATGATGTTTATTTTTCCGTTTGATGTGTCGATCTTTACTGTCGCCCAGAAAATGATCTCAGGACTTGATAGCTTTTCCTTGCTTGCTGTCCCGTTTTTTATTTTATCCGGGCTAATTATGAATAATGGCGGCATTGCCGTTCGGCTCATCAATCTTTCCAAAGTGTTGACCGGACGACTTCCGGGATCACTCGATCACACGAACGTTATCGGTAATATCTTGTTCGGTTCGATCTCCGGCTCATCCGTTGCTTCAGCGGCAGCTATCGGAAGCATTATGACACCGATGCAATCGAAGGAAGGCTATGATCGAAAGTACTCGGCTGCTGTCAACATCGCATCCTCTTCTGCAGGGCTGTTAATACCGCCGAGCGGAACGATGATCATTTACTCCCTTGTTAGCGGAGGAACATCAATCGCTGCCCTGTTTTTAGCCGGATACCTGCCTGGAATCCTCTGGGGTCTTGCGACAATTATCGTGTCTTATATCATCGCGAAAAAGAAAAACTATCCGGTTTCAAGCGGTCTAACCGTGAAGCAAGGACTCAAAGTATTTGTTGAAGCGATTCCAAGCCTATTATTAATCGTAATTGTCATTGGCGGAATTATCGCAGGTATTTTCACAGCTACAGAAGGAGCCGCTGTCGCCGTACTATACTCCTTCATACTCTCGATGTTTTATAAAACCTTAAAGCTGAAAGACATTCCTTCAATTGTTAAAGAGTCAGTCGAACTCACTTCGATTATCATGCTGCTAATCGGAGCATCTGCCAGCCTATCTTTTGTTATGTCATTTACCGGGATTCCTGAGGCTCTCACGGAAGCTATGCTAAGTATTTCTGATAATCCCATCATTATTTTGCTGCTTATGAATGTCGTCCTTTTACTGATCGGTACATTTTTGGACATCACGCCCGCGGTCCTGATTTTTACTCCTATTTTTCTCCCGATTGTAACGGAATTTGGCATTGATCCCGTTCATTTCGGTATTATTTTAATCCTGAACCTCTGCATCGGCAATATCACACCGCCTGTGGGAGGACCGCTGTTTGTTGGATGCAGCATCGCAAATGTCGAAATGGAGGATGTCATTAAACCTCTGATGCCGTACTATTTGGCTCTCGTTGTTGTTCTATTAATCGTGACATACTTCCCACAGCTTAGCATGCTGCTGCCTGATTTGATTTTATCGAGATAA
- a CDS encoding SEC-C metal-binding domain-containing protein codes for MKVKRNAPCPCGSGKKYKKCCGNKVLEFPGIIAVKEANELQDELHRFAHANYKKEITRFFEEDGFKNTIPSTDEREGYYHILSIWYFFFENTKLGNTIFEEFLQRKESQITRKRTYEIMESWRNISPSLLLVKEINQTVVSFEDVIQKDEIRIDLAEYSNSVPEKGSLVAGCLVPMGNQFDFFLQFIEFPKEKTEELVSKVYSDLKAYLDSEGHADKYLKEKFNKVLKILFSKEEETLMPLSIEWRNDKEFQTAELIKSKLKEDNIAKQLIPEALALWEMYCLNAMPTIRKPESYAAALEYFLYLLPNSPGPVSKAFIAKKYGVSAQTVTRRLGDLEEVFEKAVI; via the coding sequence TTGAAAGTAAAAAGAAATGCTCCCTGTCCATGCGGAAGTGGGAAAAAATATAAAAAATGCTGTGGGAATAAGGTACTGGAGTTTCCAGGTATAATCGCAGTAAAAGAAGCAAATGAGCTGCAGGATGAGCTTCATCGGTTTGCCCATGCAAATTATAAAAAAGAAATTACTCGTTTTTTTGAAGAAGATGGATTTAAAAATACGATTCCTTCAACTGATGAGAGAGAAGGCTATTATCACATACTGAGTATTTGGTATTTCTTTTTTGAGAATACAAAGCTGGGAAATACCATATTTGAAGAATTTTTGCAGAGGAAAGAATCGCAAATCACTCGCAAGCGTACATACGAGATTATGGAATCCTGGAGGAATATATCCCCCTCATTATTATTGGTAAAAGAGATCAACCAAACCGTTGTTTCGTTTGAAGATGTGATTCAAAAAGACGAGATAAGGATCGACCTGGCAGAATATTCGAACTCCGTTCCTGAAAAAGGGAGCCTGGTTGCCGGATGTCTTGTGCCAATGGGCAATCAATTCGATTTCTTTTTGCAATTCATTGAATTTCCAAAGGAAAAAACGGAGGAGTTAGTTAGTAAGGTATATTCAGATCTAAAGGCATATCTAGATAGTGAAGGACATGCGGACAAATATTTGAAAGAAAAGTTTAACAAGGTACTGAAAATCCTTTTTTCCAAGGAAGAGGAAACTCTTATGCCATTATCTATTGAATGGAGAAATGACAAGGAGTTTCAGACAGCTGAACTCATTAAGTCAAAATTAAAAGAAGACAATATTGCTAAACAGCTAATCCCAGAAGCATTGGCTCTTTGGGAAATGTATTGTCTCAACGCCATGCCGACTATACGCAAACCTGAATCATACGCAGCAGCATTGGAATATTTCCTTTACCTGTTGCCGAATAGTCCTGGGCCGGTCTCAAAAGCATTTATTGCAAAAAAATACGGTGTTTCGGCTCAAACAGTGACAAGGCGTCTGGGAGATTTAGAAGAGGTATTTGAAAAAGCAGTGATTTAA
- a CDS encoding PadR family transcriptional regulator, whose translation MIRSDIIRGHLDSIILRLILEKDQYGYEISKEISLRTDNRFQIKEATLYAVFQRLEKRELIESYVGGISHGGKRKYYRITTLGIAYLKETVKEWHETKDIIDLFMEGIE comes from the coding sequence ATGATTAGAAGCGATATTATTCGCGGGCATTTAGATTCCATCATCCTGCGGCTAATCTTAGAAAAAGACCAATATGGCTATGAAATATCAAAAGAAATCAGTTTGCGAACTGACAATCGATTTCAAATTAAAGAAGCGACTCTTTACGCCGTATTTCAGAGGCTGGAAAAGCGGGAATTAATCGAGTCCTATGTCGGGGGCATCTCACATGGCGGCAAAAGAAAATATTACCGAATCACCACGCTGGGCATTGCTTATTTAAAAGAAACCGTAAAAGAATGGCATGAAACGAAAGACATTATAGATCTGTTTATGGAGGGAATAGAGTGA
- a CDS encoding energy-coupling factor transporter transmembrane component T family protein — MNTGTFYINRDTFFHRMNSAVKLIFFLVWSAIAFLFLDIRVFSVMLFVGIAVFVIAKIPLTKIKRLVLFVIGFNFLNSFIILLITPAYGNELAGSTHTLVSFSYWTITLETLFYLLTLSLKYMTLLPVTIMFIYTTHPSQFASSLNNIGVPYKIAYSVNIALRYIPEIKNEFNMIKQAQEAKGAAFKKGEASLKQIAENYTKVSLSLVSSSLKRIDTVSNAMDLRGFGRSKKRTWFFSTPLKAADYLFFIFTILLLGTAIFLKLSMMNGFWHPFLS; from the coding sequence ATGAATACCGGTACCTTTTATATCAATCGTGACACATTTTTCCATCGTATGAACAGCGCTGTAAAACTGATCTTTTTCCTTGTGTGGTCGGCAATCGCGTTCCTGTTTCTTGACATAAGGGTGTTTTCCGTGATGCTTTTTGTTGGAATTGCCGTATTTGTGATAGCAAAAATCCCTTTAACCAAAATAAAGAGGCTCGTACTATTTGTGATTGGATTTAATTTTTTGAACTCCTTTATAATTCTATTGATTACGCCTGCCTACGGAAATGAACTGGCTGGCTCAACACACACCCTCGTTTCATTCAGCTATTGGACCATTACGTTGGAGACATTGTTTTACCTGCTGACTCTTTCATTAAAATATATGACGCTTTTGCCAGTAACGATTATGTTTATTTACACAACCCATCCGAGCCAGTTTGCAAGCAGCCTGAATAACATAGGCGTACCTTACAAAATCGCCTATTCGGTGAATATCGCGCTTCGTTATATTCCCGAAATTAAAAATGAATTTAATATGATAAAACAAGCACAGGAGGCAAAAGGAGCTGCGTTCAAAAAAGGAGAGGCGAGTCTCAAGCAAATTGCTGAAAACTATACGAAAGTAAGTTTATCCTTAGTATCCTCATCGTTAAAACGAATCGACACAGTATCAAATGCGATGGATTTACGTGGATTTGGCAGAAGCAAAAAACGAACATGGTTTTTTAGCACTCCGCTAAAAGCAGCTGACTACCTCTTTTTTATCTTTACGATTTTATTGCTGGGCACCGCCATTTTTTTAAAACTATCTATGATGAACGGCTTTTGGCATCCTTTTTTGTCTTAG
- a CDS encoding TRAP transporter small permease, translating to MMRSLKTQMDRMIMSFCILLLIFMVFVGLWQVFTRYVLASPSPFSEELLRFSLIWISLLGGAYAFGQKKHIAILFIVRKFPHAIKKAVKMVVECFIILFSVVIMIGGGIRAVLLTIEQTSAALGLSMSVVYFALPLAGLVITGYSLIHLIEIYHETDEEKEHEILID from the coding sequence ATGATGAGATCATTAAAAACACAAATGGATCGCATGATTATGTCTTTTTGCATCCTGCTTCTTATATTTATGGTCTTTGTCGGACTCTGGCAGGTCTTTACCAGATACGTTCTAGCTTCACCAAGCCCTTTTTCTGAAGAATTATTGAGATTTTCGCTCATTTGGATTTCTTTATTGGGAGGGGCATATGCCTTTGGACAGAAAAAACATATTGCCATCCTTTTTATTGTTAGAAAGTTTCCCCACGCTATCAAGAAAGCTGTAAAAATGGTCGTTGAGTGCTTTATTATCTTATTTTCTGTTGTCATCATGATCGGCGGCGGGATCCGAGCCGTCTTACTTACCATCGAACAAACCTCAGCCGCTCTGGGATTATCGATGTCCGTTGTTTATTTTGCGCTTCCATTAGCCGGCTTGGTAATAACGGGCTACAGCTTGATTCATCTCATTGAAATCTATCACGAAACGGATGAAGAAAAAGAACACGAGATTCTGATAGATTAG
- a CDS encoding permease prefix domain 1-containing protein: protein MIKLSKHIDQLFKDVPDGEQKETIKQEILQNLEEKVHDLMMQDKEEEDAINKTIVEFGDIEDIKKELGVKEHIEQKTEKKDMSKLNLGFSLWGSALIITFFIFLNFYYSPETIWFVYPTFGVLWWPLAMFFAWERTK from the coding sequence GTGATAAAGCTAAGCAAGCATATCGACCAATTATTTAAAGACGTTCCGGACGGGGAACAAAAGGAAACGATTAAACAGGAAATTTTGCAAAACCTTGAGGAGAAGGTTCATGATTTAATGATGCAGGACAAGGAAGAGGAGGATGCGATTAACAAAACCATCGTTGAATTTGGAGACATCGAAGACATAAAAAAAGAACTTGGAGTCAAGGAGCATATCGAGCAAAAAACTGAAAAAAAAGATATGTCAAAATTGAATTTGGGCTTTTCTCTATGGGGGAGCGCTTTGATCATTACATTTTTCATTTTTCTTAATTTTTACTATTCTCCTGAGACGATTTGGTTTGTTTATCCTACATTTGGTGTATTGTGGTGGCCGCTTGCGATGTTTTTTGCTTGGGAGCGGACAAAGTAA